In Phaeobacter gallaeciensis DSM 26640, a genomic segment contains:
- a CDS encoding homoserine dehydrogenase codes for MTEPLRLGIAGLGTVGTGVIKIIRRQAAMLEARTGRQIQITAVSARDASKDRGVPLGDYAWETDPVALATRDDVDVFVELMGGHEGAAKAATEAALEAGKDVVTANKALLAIHGQALAEQAEAAGRVIRFEAAVAGGIPVIKSLTEGLAGNEITRVMGVMNGTCNYILTQMEATGQGYNALFEECGRLGYLEADPNLDVGGIDAGHKLAILSAIAFGTKPAFDDVQLEGIQRISLDDIRHAADMGYRIKLLGVAQRTGRGLEQRMSPCLVPANSPLGQLEGGTNMVVIEGDAVEQIVLRGPGAGEGPTASAVLGDICDLARGSRFATFGQPATSLEDAPAAQTSLAAPHYLRLALLDKPGALAKVAAALGNAGISIDRMRQYGHSEPTAPVLIVTHKCTSSSLQTALDDLAKTDVVAADPVALRIEEV; via the coding sequence ATGACAGAGCCGCTTCGCCTTGGTATTGCAGGTTTGGGCACGGTTGGCACCGGCGTGATCAAGATCATCCGCCGTCAGGCAGCCATGCTGGAGGCCCGCACCGGACGCCAGATCCAGATCACAGCGGTGTCCGCGCGGGACGCAAGCAAGGACCGTGGCGTGCCGCTTGGCGATTATGCCTGGGAAACCGACCCCGTGGCGCTGGCCACCCGCGATGACGTCGATGTTTTTGTCGAGCTGATGGGCGGTCATGAAGGCGCAGCCAAGGCTGCGACCGAGGCCGCATTGGAAGCAGGCAAGGACGTTGTCACCGCCAATAAGGCGCTGCTGGCGATCCATGGTCAGGCGCTGGCCGAACAGGCCGAAGCTGCAGGCCGTGTGATCCGCTTTGAAGCCGCTGTTGCCGGTGGCATCCCGGTGATCAAATCCCTGACTGAAGGTCTGGCAGGCAATGAAATCACCCGCGTCATGGGCGTGATGAACGGCACCTGCAACTATATTCTGACTCAGATGGAAGCCACCGGTCAGGGCTACAACGCCCTGTTCGAGGAATGTGGCCGCCTTGGCTATCTTGAGGCTGATCCCAATCTGGATGTGGGCGGCATCGACGCCGGGCACAAACTGGCGATCCTGTCCGCCATCGCCTTTGGCACCAAGCCCGCCTTTGACGATGTGCAGCTGGAAGGCATCCAGCGGATCAGTCTCGATGACATCCGTCACGCCGCCGATATGGGCTACCGGATCAAGCTTCTGGGCGTGGCGCAGCGCACCGGGCGTGGGCTGGAACAGCGCATGTCGCCCTGTCTGGTGCCTGCGAACTCGCCGCTCGGCCAGTTGGAAGGCGGCACCAATATGGTGGTGATCGAAGGCGACGCGGTAGAACAGATCGTCCTGCGCGGCCCCGGCGCCGGCGAAGGCCCGACTGCCAGTGCGGTCCTTGGTGACATCTGCGACCTGGCCCGCGGCAGCCGGTTCGCCACCTTCGGCCAGCCTGCCACCTCGCTTGAGGATGCGCCCGCCGCCCAGACCAGCCTTGCCGCGCCGCATTATCTGCGCCTTGCCCTGCTGGACAAACCCGGCGCATTGGCAAAGGTCGCCGCTGCGCTTGGCAATGCCGGAATCTCCATCGACCGGATGCGGCAGTACGGCCACTCCGAGCCGACCGCGCCAGTGCTGATCGTGACGCATAAATGCACCTCCAGCAGCTTGCAGACGGCGCTGGACGATCTGGCCAAGACCGATGTGGTGGCAGCGGATCCCGTTGCCCTGCGCATCGAAGAGGTCTGA
- the glpX gene encoding class II fructose-bisphosphatase, whose protein sequence is MTSDTNDAAFNDRLLSLGLARVAEQAALASAPLIGRGDEKAADQAAVNAMREQLNLLDIAGVVVIGEGERDEAPMLFIGEEVGTGKGPGVDIALDPLEGTTLTAKDMPNALTVIAMGPRGSMLHAPDTYMDKLAVGPGLPDGVVSLDMSPRERVEALAKAKGCLPTDITVCILERPRHEAMIAEVRETGAAIRLITDGDVAGVMHCAESEITGIDMYMGQGGAPEGVLAAAALKCMGGQIFGRLLFRNDDEKARAAKAGITDLDRVYARDEMVTSDVIFAATGVTGGSLLPAIKRQPGWVETTTLLMRSKTGSVRRMSYRTPLSAHQ, encoded by the coding sequence ATGACTTCTGACACCAACGACGCCGCATTTAACGACCGCCTGCTGTCGCTCGGACTGGCCCGCGTGGCCGAACAGGCCGCTCTGGCCTCTGCACCGCTGATTGGTCGCGGCGACGAGAAAGCCGCCGATCAGGCCGCCGTCAACGCCATGCGCGAACAGCTGAATCTTCTGGATATCGCAGGCGTCGTGGTCATCGGCGAAGGGGAGCGGGACGAAGCGCCCATGCTCTTTATTGGTGAGGAAGTCGGCACCGGCAAAGGCCCCGGCGTTGATATCGCGCTGGACCCGCTGGAAGGCACCACGCTGACAGCCAAGGATATGCCGAACGCTCTCACCGTGATTGCAATGGGGCCGCGCGGCTCCATGCTGCATGCACCCGACACCTATATGGACAAGCTCGCGGTAGGCCCCGGCCTGCCCGATGGCGTGGTCTCGCTGGACATGAGCCCGCGCGAGCGGGTTGAGGCGCTGGCAAAGGCCAAGGGTTGCCTGCCCACCGACATCACCGTCTGCATTCTGGAACGTCCTCGTCATGAGGCGATGATTGCCGAGGTGCGCGAAACCGGCGCCGCCATCCGCCTGATCACCGATGGCGATGTCGCCGGCGTGATGCATTGCGCCGAATCTGAGATTACCGGCATCGACATGTATATGGGTCAGGGCGGCGCCCCTGAAGGGGTGCTGGCAGCTGCGGCATTGAAATGTATGGGGGGTCAGATCTTCGGCCGCCTGTTGTTCCGCAACGATGATGAGAAAGCCCGCGCTGCCAAGGCCGGCATCACCGATCTGGACCGCGTCTATGCCCGCGATGAGATGGTCACCAGCGATGTGATCTTTGCCGCCACCGGTGTGACCGGCGGCTCTCTGCTGCCAGCGATCAAGCGTCAGCCGGGCTGGGTTGAAACCACCACATTGCTGATGCGCTCCAAGACCGGATCGGTGCGCCGGATGAGCTACCGGACACCGCTCAGCGCCCATCAGTAG
- the recJ gene encoding single-stranded-DNA-specific exonuclease RecJ, with protein MSFLGVETSLTGRRWIGPDVEIARAAEMMEQQTALPAAVCQVLARRGVPAHEASGFLTPQLKELLPDPRRMKDMEPAAARFLQAVERRERIAVFADYDVDGGSSAALLLVWLDQVGLGATLYVPDRIDEGYGPNDAAMAALARDHDLIVCVDCGTLSHGPIAAAKGADVIVLDHHLGGETLPDCVAVVNPNRQDEDGDLGYFCAAGVVFLMLVELRRQMRDKGLGTGPDLMALLDLVALATVADVAPLIEANRALVRQGLKVMAARQRPGLVALADVSRMDSAPSTYHLGFLLGPRVNAGGRIGKADLGARLLATTNPAEAEAIAARLDELNSERRDIENAVRAAALEQAEARGLDAPLVWAAGEGWHPGVVGIVASRLKEAAGRPAIVIGLDGDEGKGSGRSVSGIDLGASIQKTAAEGLLIKGGGHKMAAGLTVARDQLEPAMARLSELLAKQGAGDLGPSDLKLDGMLMPGAATVPLIEQIEQAGPFGAGAPAPRYGFPDLQVRFAKRVGESHLKLSLSDGLSSGIDAICFGAFDTALGARLLDHGGARFHFAGRLEINTWGGRQSVQLRLEDAAEA; from the coding sequence ATGAGTTTTCTGGGAGTTGAGACCTCACTCACCGGGCGTCGCTGGATTGGTCCCGATGTGGAGATCGCCCGCGCCGCCGAGATGATGGAACAGCAGACCGCCCTGCCCGCCGCCGTCTGTCAGGTGCTGGCGCGGCGCGGCGTCCCGGCGCATGAAGCCAGCGGCTTTCTGACCCCACAGCTGAAGGAGCTACTCCCCGATCCCCGGCGGATGAAGGATATGGAACCCGCCGCGGCCCGTTTCCTGCAAGCGGTGGAGCGCCGCGAACGGATCGCGGTCTTTGCCGATTATGATGTTGATGGCGGGTCTTCTGCGGCGTTGCTTCTGGTATGGCTTGATCAGGTCGGTCTTGGGGCCACGCTCTATGTGCCGGACCGTATCGATGAGGGCTATGGCCCTAATGATGCGGCGATGGCCGCTCTGGCCCGCGATCACGATCTGATCGTCTGCGTCGACTGTGGCACGCTGTCCCATGGTCCGATTGCCGCCGCCAAGGGCGCTGATGTGATCGTACTCGACCACCACCTCGGCGGAGAGACCCTGCCGGATTGTGTCGCAGTGGTGAACCCCAACCGCCAGGATGAGGACGGCGACCTGGGCTATTTCTGTGCCGCCGGTGTTGTGTTCCTGATGCTGGTAGAGCTGCGCCGCCAGATGCGGGACAAGGGGCTTGGCACCGGTCCCGACCTGATGGCTTTGCTGGATCTGGTTGCCCTGGCCACCGTCGCCGATGTGGCACCGCTGATTGAGGCCAACCGCGCACTGGTGCGTCAGGGGCTCAAGGTCATGGCCGCCCGGCAGCGGCCCGGACTGGTGGCACTGGCGGATGTGTCGCGCATGGATTCTGCCCCCTCCACCTATCACCTTGGCTTTCTGCTAGGACCACGGGTCAACGCGGGCGGGCGGATTGGCAAGGCCGATCTGGGCGCGCGCCTGTTGGCCACCACCAACCCGGCGGAAGCCGAGGCCATCGCCGCGCGTCTGGATGAGCTGAACAGCGAGCGCCGCGATATCGAAAACGCCGTTCGCGCCGCCGCGCTGGAACAGGCTGAGGCGCGCGGACTGGACGCTCCGCTGGTCTGGGCGGCTGGCGAAGGCTGGCACCCCGGCGTCGTCGGTATCGTGGCCTCCCGCCTGAAAGAAGCCGCAGGCCGCCCGGCGATTGTCATCGGTCTGGACGGGGATGAGGGCAAGGGATCAGGTCGCTCTGTCAGCGGCATTGACCTTGGCGCGTCGATCCAGAAAACCGCCGCCGAGGGCCTGCTGATCAAGGGCGGTGGTCACAAGATGGCCGCTGGTCTGACCGTGGCTCGCGACCAGCTGGAACCCGCTATGGCTCGGCTGAGCGAGTTGCTGGCCAAACAGGGAGCCGGCGACCTTGGCCCCAGCGACCTGAAGCTTGACGGAATGCTGATGCCCGGCGCCGCCACAGTACCGCTGATCGAACAGATCGAACAGGCAGGCCCGTTTGGGGCCGGCGCCCCTGCCCCGCGCTATGGGTTTCCGGATCTTCAGGTGCGCTTTGCCAAACGGGTTGGCGAGAGCCATCTGAAACTCTCGCTCAGTGACGGGTTGAGCAGCGGGATTGATGCCATCTGCTTTGGCGCTTTTGACACCGCTCTGGGAGCGCGCCTGCTGGATCACGGTGGCGCGCGGTTCCATTTTGCCGGTCGGCTTGAAATCAATACCTGGGGGGGGCGCCAGTCCGTACAACTGCGACTGGAGGACGCCGCTGAGGCCTGA